A segment of the Zavarzinia compransoris genome:
CATCCGGACGCTGGAGGCGCGCTTCACCCAGGTCGATTCGAACGGCGGCTTCGCCGAGGGCAAGCTGATGCTGCGCCGGCCCGGCCGCCTGCGCTTCGAATATGCCCCGCCGACGCCCCTGCTGATCGTCGCCGACGGCACCTGGCTGGTCGTCTACGACACGGAGATCAAGCAGGTCGACCGCTATCCCCTGGGGCGGACGCCGATCGGCGTGCTCGTCCGCGACAAGGTGAAGTTCGACGACGGCCTGGAGGTGACCGAGGTGCTGCGCGACGCCCAGGCCTTCGCGGTATCGGTGGTCGCGCCCGAGCACCGGGACGACGGCAAGCTGACCCTGGTCTTCACCGAGAATCCCTTCGAATTCCGCCAGTGGCAGGTGCTGGACGCCCAGGGTATCAATACGGTGGTGACGCTGGAGGACATCCGCCAGGACGTCACCTTCGAGAACAAGCTCTTCACCTTCGCCGATCCCCCGGGGGTGACGGGTAACCGCCACGATCGCTGACGCCGGATTTTATGGCGCGGGCGGCGGGTCGCTGATGCAATCGGCGGCGCGGCCCGGCACAATGGGCGCCTCATTGCCCAAAAGGAATTTATGGTCATGTCGCAGCTCGATGTCTGGCTTCGCGAAAGGCACATCACCGAGGTCGAATGCCTGGTGCCGGATATCTCCGGGGTCGCCCGGGGCAAGATCCTGCCCACCTCCAAGTTCCTGAAGAGCCAGACCGACAATTCCCTGCGCCTGCCGGAATCGATCTTCTCGCAGACCGTGACCGGCGAATTCGTCGATTCGGAAGTGACCGACCCGACCGAGCCGGACGTGGTGCTGAAGCCCGACCCGGACACGCTGTCGATCGTGCCCTGGTACGACGATCCGACCGCCCAGGTGATCAACGACTGCGTCTATCGCGACGGGCGGCCGGTGCCGATCGCGCCGCGCCAGGTGCTGCGCCGGGTGATCGACCTCTATGCCGCCAAGGGCTGGAAGGCGATCGTCGCCCCCGAGTTGGAATTCTATCTCTGCGCCAAGAACGTCGATCCCGACTATCCCCTGCAGCCGCCGATCGGCCGCTCGGGCCGGGCGGAGACGGGCAGCCAGTCCTACGGTATCGACGCGGTCAATGAATTCGACCCGATCTTCGAGGATGTCTATCAGTTCTGCGAGGCCCAGGAACTCGACGTCGACACCCTGATCCACGAGGCCGGCCGCGCCCAGTGCGAGATCAACTTCAACCACGCCGACCCCATGTCGATGGCCGACCAGGCCTTCATGTTCAAGCGCACCGTGCGCCAGGCGGCGATGCGCCACGGCGTCTATGCCACCTTCATGGCCAAGCCCTATTCCGACGAGCCGGGCAGCGCCATGCACCTGCACCAGTCGGTGGTCGACATCAAGACCGGGCGCAACCTGTTCTCGGACGACGAGGGCAACGACACGGCGCTTTTCCGCGCCCATATCGCCGGCTTGCAGAAACACCTGCCGGCGGCCATGCCGCTGATCGCGCCCAACGTGAATTCCTATCGCCGGCTGACCCGCTTCATGTCGGCGCCGATCAACCTGCATTGGGCGCGCGAGAACCGCACCGCCGGCCTGCGCGTGCCGGAATCGGGGCCCGAGGCGCGCCGGGTCGAGAACCGGGTGCCGGGGGCGGATGCGAATCCCTATCTCGTCATCGCGGCTTCACTGGCCTGCGGCTATATCGGCATGGTAAATGAGTTGGAGCCGACCGACCCGATCGTCGGCAGTGCTTACAGCCGCAAATTTGCCCTGCCCCGCTACCTCCCCGATGCCCTGAACAAGCTGAAGGGCGCCGGAGACCTGAGCGAGGTTCTGGGCGAGGAATTCGTCACCCTGCTCATGGAAGTGAAGCAGGCGGAACATGATGCCTATCAACAGGTGATCTCGGCATGGGAACGCGAACATCTACTGCTGAACGTCTAGGGCCGGCCGTGGCGTCGCCGCAGGCCCGTCTCGACATTCCCCTGCGCGATCGCCTGATCGTCGCCCTGGATGTGCCGCGCGTCATCGATGCGCGGAACGTGGTCGCGGCGCTCGGCGATACGGTGTCCTTCTACAAGATCGGCTTGCAGCAGGTGTTCGGCGGCGGCCTGTCGCTGGCGGACGACTTGTTCCGCCTCGGCAAGAAAGTCTTCCTCGACGCCAAGCTGACCGATATCGCCGCGACGGTGGGCAATGCCACCGCCAATATCTCGCGCACGGGCACGGAATTCCTGACCGTGACCGGCGATGCCCCGATCGTCCGCGCCGCGGTCCAGGCGCGGACCGATGCCGGCGCCCGCAAGCCGCTGATCTTCGCCGTCACCGTGCTGACCTCGCTCGACCAGAACGACCTGGCCGACATGGGCTTTGCCATGCCGCTCGAGGATCTCGTGGTCCACCGCGCCCTGAAGGCGAAGGAGGCGGGGGCCGACGGCGTCATCGCCTCCGGCTTCGAGGCGGCGAAGCTGCGCAGCCTGCTCGGGCCCCATATCAGGATCGTGACCCCCGGCATCCGCTCGGCCGACAGCCCGAAGGACGACCAGAAGCGGGTGATGACCGCGGGCGAGGCGATCGCCGCCGGCGCCGACCATGTGGTCGTCGGCCGCGACATCCTGCGCAGCCCGGATCCGGCCGCCAAGGCCCGGGCGATCGTGGACGAGATCGCGGCCGCGCTTTAACTATAGAGCGCCAGGCCGAGGGCGGCGCCCGCCGCCACCAGCCAGTGCACGGCGATGCCGAAACGCATGACGGCGACCAGCGCGGCCAGCGCGATCGCCGCCATGGTCCAGTCGAAACGGCCGCCGGGCAGGAGCACGGCCTCGCCGAAGAACAGCGCCAGATTGGCCATGACGCCGACGACGGCGGCGGTGATCGCCGCCAGCGCGCCGGCCGCGGCCGCCGAGCGGGCGAGATATTCGACCATGGGCGCGCCCGCCAGGATGAACAGGAAGCTGGGCAGGAAGGTCACATAGGTGACGAGGGCCGCCCCGAGCAGCCCCGCCGCCAGGGGATCGAGCCCCGCCGGTGCCTTGTAGGCGGCCAGGAAGCCGACATATTCGAGCACCAGGATCACCGGCCCGGGCGTGGTTTCGGCCAGCGCCAGCCCGTTGACCATTTCCCCGGCGCCCAGCCAGCCGAAGACATTGACCGCCTGTTCGGCGATATAGGGCAGCACGGCATAGGCGCCGCCGAAGGTGACGAAGGCGGATTTGGTGAACAGCAGGGCAAGGTCGGGCATCACGCCGCCGGCAAGGCCGGCCGCCAGACCGACCGGCACCGCCCACAGCAGGGCGAAGACCAGCACCAGCGCCGCCAGCCGCCGCCAGGCCGCCGCCGAGGGCGCGGTCAGGGCCGCCGGCCCGGCGCCGTCCCCGCGCGACAGCCACCAGCCGATCACGCCGGCGCCGAGGACGATGGCCGGGAAGGGCGCGCCCAGCCAATGGATCAGGACCAGGGCGGCCAGGGCCAGGGCCAGCGGCCGGGCGCCGGTCAGGGTCCGCCGGCCGAGCCGCCACAGGGCGGCGGCGACGATGCCGACCACGACCGGCTTCACCCCGGTGAACAGGGCGGCGATCGCCGGCACCGCGCCATGGGCAGCGACGACATAGGCAAGGCCGGCCATGATCAGGGCGCCGGGCAGGATGAACAGGCCGCCGCAGACGATCGCGCCGCGCCAGCCGGCCAGCCGCCAGCCGATGAAGGTCGCCAGCTGCTGCGCCTCGGGCCCCGGCAGCAGCATGCAGAAGTTGAGCGCGCGGAGATAGGTCGCCTCGTCGATCCAGCGGCGGCGGTCGACCGCTTCCTCATGCATCAGGGCCAATTGCCCGGCGACGCCGCCGAAGGAAATGAAGCCGATGCGGGTGAAGGCGCGGGCCAGTGCCCCGAGGCCGGGAGAAGCGGTCATGACCATCCCATGAAACGGACCCGCGAAGGGATAGCGGGATTTCATGACAAATGCGATCATGTCCGCGCTGTCGTTCCCGCTTCAACGAACCAGAACAAAGCCAGGGAGGATCGCATGGGCCTGGACAAGGAACGCCTGAAGGCGATCATTCGCGACCATTACGATTGCAGCATCAACCGCTATGACGCCGCCGCGATCGACGCCCAGGTGGCGCCGGATTTCGTCGACCATTCCTCGCCCGGCGAGGCGGTGCGCGGGCCGAAGGGCGTGAAGAGCCAGATCGCCGGCCTGCATGCCGCCTTTCCCGACCTCAAGGTCGAGATCGTCGACATGGTCGCCGAGGACGACCGGGTGGCGGTGCGCAGCCGCTTCTTCGGCACCCACCGCGGCCCCTTCCGCGGCATCGCCCCGACCGGCAGCCGGGTCGAGGTGACGGGAACCTTCTTCTGGAAGCTGGAGGCCGACAGCGGCCGGATCAAGGAACGCTGGGGCCTGTTCGATGCCGCCGCGCTGATGCGGCAACTGGGGGTGCCTTGATGGCGCGGGAAACGCTTGATCTTCTGTTCCTGGTCTTCAATTACGGCGTGCTGCCCTTCTGGGCCCTGCTGATCCTGGCGCCCGGCTGGGCGCCGGGGCCGAAGGTGGTGGCGGGCTATGCGGTGCCGGCCATCCTGGGCG
Coding sequences within it:
- the pyrF gene encoding orotidine-5'-phosphate decarboxylase, yielding MASPQARLDIPLRDRLIVALDVPRVIDARNVVAALGDTVSFYKIGLQQVFGGGLSLADDLFRLGKKVFLDAKLTDIAATVGNATANISRTGTEFLTVTGDAPIVRAAVQARTDAGARKPLIFAVTVLTSLDQNDLADMGFAMPLEDLVVHRALKAKEAGADGVIASGFEAAKLRSLLGPHIRIVTPGIRSADSPKDDQKRVMTAGEAIAAGADHVVVGRDILRSPDPAAKARAIVDEIAAAL
- a CDS encoding LolA family protein, whose protein sequence is MFRPDRRQMLGLALGAAGLSLFARLSLFARPSLAAALSDRDKADIARVEALFNGIRTLEARFTQVDSNGGFAEGKLMLRRPGRLRFEYAPPTPLLIVADGTWLVVYDTEIKQVDRYPLGRTPIGVLVRDKVKFDDGLEVTEVLRDAQAFAVSVVAPEHRDDGKLTLVFTENPFEFRQWQVLDAQGINTVVTLEDIRQDVTFENKLFTFADPPGVTGNRHDR
- a CDS encoding ester cyclase, producing MGLDKERLKAIIRDHYDCSINRYDAAAIDAQVAPDFVDHSSPGEAVRGPKGVKSQIAGLHAAFPDLKVEIVDMVAEDDRVAVRSRFFGTHRGPFRGIAPTGSRVEVTGTFFWKLEADSGRIKERWGLFDAAALMRQLGVP
- a CDS encoding glutamine synthetase family protein; the protein is MSQLDVWLRERHITEVECLVPDISGVARGKILPTSKFLKSQTDNSLRLPESIFSQTVTGEFVDSEVTDPTEPDVVLKPDPDTLSIVPWYDDPTAQVINDCVYRDGRPVPIAPRQVLRRVIDLYAAKGWKAIVAPELEFYLCAKNVDPDYPLQPPIGRSGRAETGSQSYGIDAVNEFDPIFEDVYQFCEAQELDVDTLIHEAGRAQCEINFNHADPMSMADQAFMFKRTVRQAAMRHGVYATFMAKPYSDEPGSAMHLHQSVVDIKTGRNLFSDDEGNDTALFRAHIAGLQKHLPAAMPLIAPNVNSYRRLTRFMSAPINLHWARENRTAGLRVPESGPEARRVENRVPGADANPYLVIAASLACGYIGMVNELEPTDPIVGSAYSRKFALPRYLPDALNKLKGAGDLSEVLGEEFVTLLMEVKQAEHDAYQQVISAWEREHLLLNV
- the chrA gene encoding chromate efflux transporter, which translates into the protein MTASPGLGALARAFTRIGFISFGGVAGQLALMHEEAVDRRRWIDEATYLRALNFCMLLPGPEAQQLATFIGWRLAGWRGAIVCGGLFILPGALIMAGLAYVVAAHGAVPAIAALFTGVKPVVVGIVAAALWRLGRRTLTGARPLALALAALVLIHWLGAPFPAIVLGAGVIGWWLSRGDGAGPAALTAPSAAAWRRLAALVLVFALLWAVPVGLAAGLAGGVMPDLALLFTKSAFVTFGGAYAVLPYIAEQAVNVFGWLGAGEMVNGLALAETTPGPVILVLEYVGFLAAYKAPAGLDPLAAGLLGAALVTYVTFLPSFLFILAGAPMVEYLARSAAAAGALAAITAAVVGVMANLALFFGEAVLLPGGRFDWTMAAIALAALVAVMRFGIAVHWLVAAGAALGLALYS